The nucleotide sequence GAAAGTGAGGCGTATTCCAGCCGGGTGTACCAGCAGCATTTCGCCGCCCTAAACGCCACCTACGAACGGCAAAACGCTATTTCCCTGTGGGCCGGCTTACTGAATCCCTATCAAGCCATCCGGCCGCTTTCCATGGGCCTGGCCGGCGCCGACTTCGCACACTACGTGCACTTCCAGCAGGCAGCCGAAACCTACCGCTACCAACTAGTGCAGCGCCTGAATTCGCTGCAAGCCGGAATGGGCTACGGCGACAAAGAACGCCGGCTTGATGCTGCCACCTGGCAGAGCATTCCCACTTTCACCTACCAACCGCCTACCCTGGCCTGGGCCCTGTCGCGCTTATTGCTGCCGGTGGTGGCGCTGCTGCTGTGGGCCGCGGGCTTGAGCTGGCTAGGGCTGCGCCTGATTGGTAAAACAAGCATCACCTGATTTCCATGAACCGATTTTCGCTTTTCCGCCTGTTGCTTTCCTATGAATGGCAACATTTCCGCGCCGCCCGCGGCCTGGTCGTACTTACGGGCTTGTTGCTGGCCACGGGCCTGTACGGCATCTACTACGGCACCACTGAAATAGAACGGCAGCGCCAGCACCTGGCCGCCCTGCCCGAACTAACGCGCCACAACATAGACGAGCTGAAAGGGAAGTTTCCGGGCGACGCCGACGCCGGCGACATCGGCTACTACCACACCACCTACGCCGTGCACCACCCCGATGCCTGGGCCGCCCTTTCCCTGGGCCAGCGCGACCTCAACCCGTATTATGTGAAGCTCCGCTTGCTGGGTTTACAAGGCCAGCTCTACGCCGCCGACAACGTAAATCCGGTGAAGTCGTTGAGCGGCAACTTCGACCTAGCTTTTGTGCTGGTATACTTGCTGCCGCTGCTAGTTATTGCCTTGAGCTTCAACTTACTGTCCAGTGAGCGGGAACAGGGCATTTTGCCGTTGCTGCTGGCCCAACCCGTGTCCCCGACGCTGCTCGTTGGTGCCAAGCTGGCGTTTCGGCTGGCCTTGGTGCTGGGGCTGGCGTGGCTGCTCTCGGCAATCGGCATGCTCTGGGCGGGCGTGCCGCTGGATGGCCGCGTGGGATTATGGCTTAGCATGACGACGCTCTACACCCTGTTTTGGTTTGGGGTGGCGCTGGTAGTGACGGCCTTGCAGCGCAACTCGGCGGTGAATGCGGTAACCCTGGTGGGTGCGTGGTTGCTGCTGGTGGTGCTGGTGCCGAGCTTGCTCAACCTGTGGGTGGCGGCCGCCCGGCCGGTGCCCCAAGGCTTGGAACTGACGATCCGGCAACGCGAGGAAATTCATGCCGGCTGGGACCGACCCAAGACCCAGACCATGAACCGTTTCTTCGCCCTCTACCCGAAGTGGCGCGATACGGCCACCATTCGGGAGCGGTTTGTGTGGCGCTGGTACTATGCCTTCCAACACCTGGGCGACCAATCGGTGCAGCCGCTGGCGGCCGCCTACACCTCCGGCCTGCAAGAGCGCTACAACCTGGTAGAGCAACTCAACCTGCTTTCGCCCGCCATCAACACCCAAACCAGCCTCAACGCCTTGGCGGGCACCGATTTGCCTACCCACCTGCATTTCCAGCAGAGCGCCCGCGCCTACCACGATGCGTTGCGCGCGTTCTACTATCCATTTCTGTTCAAGCAAGTGGCCTTCACCCACGCCGACTACGCCCGCGAACCCACGCACACCTTCACCAGCCAGCCCGAATTGCTTACCGCCTACGGGGGCCTACGCAAGCTGCTGCTAAGCGTGGCAGTGATAGTGGCGGCCGGCCTGCTGCTGCTGCGCAGCCGGGCTATTCAGCCTCGTTAAGCCTGTAGGCTACGGCTTGGGTAGGGCCGTTGTTCTCGGTTTGCTCGTGGCGCAGCTTCGTGCGTGTCACTGTATAAGGAGGGACGCTGGCCGACCTGCAACGTGCACGACCGAGCCCCGCTCCTACGCAGCACGCCGGCCAAGAGTTTGTCTGAATCGGGGACGTGTACTGCCATTTCTGCTACGCATTTGAGCAGCTACTGCTAGCTCCTGGTGTGCTCACTTCAATTTCGGTACTATGACCATTCTTTCCGTCGCGGCATTATTGCAGCGTTATGGCGTGCGGCTCACGGGCCCCCGCCGGGCAGTGCTGGAAGTGTTGCTTCAAGCCACCTATGCGTTATCTGGGGCCGAAATTGAACAGCATCTCACTCTGCTTCTCGATCGGATTACGCTGTACCGAACGCTGAAAACCTTCGAGGAAAAAGGGTTGATTCACCGGGTTATCGACCACTCCGATACCATCCGCTACGCGGTGTGTCCCGGCTCCTCCATCAGGGAGCATGTGCATTTCAAATGCACCACCTGCCAGCACATCTATTGCTTGGGCCAAGTGCCGGTGCCAACCATCACCTTACCCAGCGAGTACCGCGTGGAACGCGGCGACTACCTGCTCTCGGGTATCTGCGAGCGGTGCCATCCAAGCTAATGCGTTGCTGGCCACAAACAGCAGCCGGCCTGCAGCCCCAAGTTAAGTGCTGCCGGCTACTTGCTTTCCAAACTCGCCGATGACTTCAGCTGCGGCTATCGGCATGCCAGCGTTTTGACAGCCGCTTCCCCTGTTCTAGATGCGCCGCAACCTGTCAGCTTCGATTAAAACTAACCTTCATGACCGGGAGCAAGCCTCGCTTACAGCCACCATAGACTCTGCTGCTCCGAGAAAGAACCCGCGCTAGTTGATTTTCTGATAGAATTAACTCAGCTACACCCCAACAAACGCATCTATGTTGCGTTAGTCGAACCTGTACACCAAATTTTCATCAATGAATACCTCCGCATCCTTTTCTGCTTCCTTCGCCGCCAGCATATTTGCCTTGGCGCTGGCCGTCAGTAGCTGTCAGTCCGCCACCGACAAGGCCGCAGAAACCAGCACAGCCACCGAAGCCGGCACTACCGCGGCCACTGGCACCGTAACCCACGACCAGCTACTGGCCGACCATCAGAAGATGGAAGTTGACCACCGCACCATGGAAGAAGCCGACTCGGTGATGGAAGCCGAACACGCCGCCGACCTGACTGCTGCCAAAGCCGCTAAAACCGACGGAACGCCAGCTTTCAAGGAGTTGGAAGCTCGTCATACAGCCTTGATGACCAAACACAAAGCGGTGGTACAACAGCACAACGACGTGCTCAAACGCCACGCCGAACTAGAGCAGAATCACGGGGCCAGCTCAATCGACGACGCGACCATGCAAGCCGATCATGCCAGCATGAAAACCGAGGACGAGCAGATGCAGCAGGAACACCGCCAACTGGTTGATGACCACAAGAAAATTCAGCAGGAGCACGCCGCTCTCTTAACTGGGGGCAAGTAATACGCAAACCCAGGCTCTAGTTCCGAGGCACAATAGCTTGGGCTAGGGCTAAAAAACACAAGCCCGCCGGCATCATATGTAACATTGTTGCATTTAATGTCGGCGGGCTTATCTTTGAGCGGCAGTGGCAGCGAAGCCACTGCTTACTTCTCAAGCTAAGGCTTCAATCCACTACCATGAACTACCGACTTCAACGGGCCGCTGATTACGGCGGGATAGGGAACGCACTACTGTGCCTGCTGCATTGCGCCGCCGGCCCTGCCCTGCTAGCTTGGTGGGGCACCCAGCAGGCCAGCGCCACGGCCGAATACTGGGAACAAAGTTTTTTAGTGCTCAGCGGCGTACTCGTCGCTTTGGCTACTTGGCAGCACTCCACCCGCAAGTTGCGCCTGGCGTTGTGGTTGCTGTTTTCCTTGTTCGCGGTGGCCGGCCTGCTGGCGGAGCAATGGCCCCTGCTAGAGTTCGTGCAATATGCCGCTTCCGTCGGTCTGATGGTCACCCATCTGCTTAATCAACGCCATTGCCGTTGCAGCGCACAGCGGCCCTGTGTACCTGCTTGTTAGCCGTTGCTTGTAGCTTCCCTACTTGGGCCGACAAACAAAGCCCTTGCTAATCAGCAGCCCCGAACGACCTTATGTGGGTTACGGGGTGCGTGAGCGAACCGAGCCCCACAGCGTGTTCCGTTGCCGACAAGAACACCGAGCGTACCCGGCCTTTCCAGTTCGGGCTCCAACTGGCGGCTTAAGATGTTACGTACGCCCTTGACTACAGCAGCGGCAAACCCCAGCCTTCAGCTAGTGCTTCGTTGCTGCTAGTTTAGGCGGGTTATTTTGGGGAGGAAGATGCAACGCTCTTCGCTACGCCGGCAGTCAAGCAGCCGCAATTGGTTTCAGCACCAACCGGCGGTGCATTTAGGCGGCGACTACCTGCTCGAAGACTGCCGTTTTTTCAACGGCGGGTACTTGTGGATGCATGATACGGTTTCGGTGCTGAAGGCCCCAATCGTGGAGCGCTTCAATGACGGGAAACAGCGTATCCCCGTAGGATTGCAGGGTGTAGGTTACGGCCACCGGCGTGGCATCGGCTTGCACACTGCGGACTAGGAGTCCATTCATTTCCAACTCTTTAAGCTCTTTGCTGAGCATTTTGGCGGTGATACCTAGTACATCGCGCTGTAGCTGCTTGAATCGCTTCGGCCCTCCTAGCAGCGCCAAAATGATGGGCAGTTTCCATTTGCCGCCAAGCAGGTCGAGGGCGTCGCGTACGGAGCGCATGGCAGTGGTACACGCTTGGGTGTGCAAGTGCGGAGGCTTGGTGGGTATCGGCATGGAGGGAAGGTCGTTAGAAATCAGGCAAGTATACCATAAGATACCGGTATCCTTTGGTAAACCGGTATCCGAGGTAAACTGGAAAGCCGACACCTTTATGCCATGCAACAAGGCTTGCTGTCAACGCCTTCTGCCTTCCATTTCTCTACTCTTTACGCACATGGCACTCCACAAGAAAACCTTACTCACCGGCCTGCTTACCGCCGTTCCCGCCCTGATGGTTGTCGGTAGCGGCCTCTTCAAGCTCACGGGCGTCCCTGAGATTCGGGAGGCGCTAACCAAGGCCGGCGTCATCGACTACATGTATATGCTAGGCGCGATGGAGCTCGTGTTTGCGGCCCTGTTTCTTTATCCCAAAACCATGAAGCTCGGTGTGCTGCTGCTAACTGCTTATTTCGCCGGCGCCATGGCCACCGACCTTTCCCACGGCGTCAGTCCCCTACCTCCGGCCTTTATTCTGACGCTGGTTTGGATAGCTGCTTTCGTGCGCGACCGGTCGGTGTTCCTGCCCACCCCATCCGTAGCAAGCTAACCACGGCCACAAGCCAGGTTGCTTTAACCCTGTAGTTCAAACACTGCCAATTGGGAGGGAGCCCCCACCTGTGCATCTTCCGGGCCGAGCGGTTCTACGCGCACCCGGTAGCCGTGGCGGGCCGCCACGTCCGTTGCCCACGCCGTGAACTGCGCTTCAGTCCACTCGAAGCGGTGGTCGGAGTGGCGGAACTGGCCGGCGGAGAGCTTCTCGAACTTCTGATTGTAGGTAGCGTTAGGCGTGGTCAAGAACACAACGCCGGGGCGCGCCCGAGCAAAAAGCACTTGCTCGAACGCCGCTAGCCGGCCTTCGTCTAGGTGCTCGATAACTTCCACCACGGCTGCCGCATCGTAGCCCGCCAAGCGGGGGTCGTGGTACAGCAAGGAGCCTTGCACCAGCGTGAGCCGCTCGCGCTGGCGCGGGGGCATCTCGGCCACGTGCAGCCGCTCCTGCGCCCGCAGCAGCTCCTGGTACGACACGTCCATACCCAGAATGTGCTCGATTTGAGGCAGCTGGAGCAACCGGCGCACAAGTTTGCCTTCGCCGCAGCCAAGGTCCAGCACCCGCTTCGCTCCTACCTGCCTGATTTCTTCGGCGACGCGCGCCAGACGCAGGTCGTGCAGCTTCTGCTTCTCGGTTGGCGCGGCCTTGCTTTCACCGGTACCCGGAGCGTCGGTAGTTGCTTCCTCGTTGGTATCGGTTTCGGTTAGGAGCAATGCCGTAGCCACCACATCGTCGGTGGGAGCGTCTTCGGTGGCCAGCAGCCGTTTCAGCGTGGGGTTCACGTACTCGGCATACCGCAGGTAGCGGCGCGTGATAAACTCCCGGTCGGGGTGCTGGGGCAGCCAGTCGGCGCCACGGTGCAGCAGTTTTTCGGCCTCGGCCGCTCCTATCCAATAGTGCTTGTCGTTGTCGAGGACGGGAACAAGCACGTAGAGGTGCGTAAGCAGGTCGCGCAAACGGCAGGCGGCATGGCGCAGACGCAGCGTGTAGTAGCGGCTCTCGCCCCACGCGGGCACGGTGGGGTCGAGTGGGTGGGCTTCGGTGGACACCTCGTAGCCGAGGGGCGTGAAAAGGCGGTGCAGCTGTTCGGCGCTGGCAGCGGGCAGCGCCGCTACGGTTACGTCCAGCGGCAGCAGCGTTTCGGGCAGCTCCGGGCGGTCTTTGCACGTGCCGTTCATGGCCGTGTTAAAGGCTTTCACCAGCGCTGTGCTCAGAAAAGAAGAAGCGGCGTAGGGCCGGTCGTTGACGTACTGTTCCAGCGCGAACCCCTCCCCAACCGGCCCCCGGTGATTGCGCACCAACGCCACTGCGTCAACATCCAGCAACAACGCCACGGTGCAGCGGGCGGCCGTAGCTTCGGGATAAAAAATGTGGGCCTGCCCGTAGGCAATATCCACGGATTGGAGCCGGGCCGGGTTCTTGTGTAGCAGGTAGCCTAGGTCGGTGGCGGGCTGGTGTGTGGTGGAGATAGTGAGGAGCACGGTCTTCTGATAACAACGATGAAGTATAGCACTAGGACAGGCCAATATACGGAACCCTGGGGCACGTTGCGTGGCATCAGCCTGTAACCCGCCATTCCTCATC is from Hymenobacter tibetensis and encodes:
- a CDS encoding MerC domain-containing protein encodes the protein MNYRLQRAADYGGIGNALLCLLHCAAGPALLAWWGTQQASATAEYWEQSFLVLSGVLVALATWQHSTRKLRLALWLLFSLFAVAGLLAEQWPLLEFVQYAASVGLMVTHLLNQRHCRCSAQRPCVPAC
- a CDS encoding winged helix-turn-helix transcriptional regulator — translated: MPIPTKPPHLHTQACTTAMRSVRDALDLLGGKWKLPIILALLGGPKRFKQLQRDVLGITAKMLSKELKELEMNGLLVRSVQADATPVAVTYTLQSYGDTLFPVIEALHDWGLQHRNRIMHPQVPAVEKTAVFEQVVAA
- a CDS encoding Fur family transcriptional regulator, whose translation is MTILSVAALLQRYGVRLTGPRRAVLEVLLQATYALSGAEIEQHLTLLLDRITLYRTLKTFEEKGLIHRVIDHSDTIRYAVCPGSSIREHVHFKCTTCQHIYCLGQVPVPTITLPSEYRVERGDYLLSGICERCHPS
- a CDS encoding DoxX family protein, with the protein product MALHKKTLLTGLLTAVPALMVVGSGLFKLTGVPEIREALTKAGVIDYMYMLGAMELVFAALFLYPKTMKLGVLLLTAYFAGAMATDLSHGVSPLPPAFILTLVWIAAFVRDRSVFLPTPSVAS
- a CDS encoding ABC transporter permease, whose amino-acid sequence is MNRFSLFRLLLSYEWQHFRAARGLVVLTGLLLATGLYGIYYGTTEIERQRQHLAALPELTRHNIDELKGKFPGDADAGDIGYYHTTYAVHHPDAWAALSLGQRDLNPYYVKLRLLGLQGQLYAADNVNPVKSLSGNFDLAFVLVYLLPLLVIALSFNLLSSEREQGILPLLLAQPVSPTLLVGAKLAFRLALVLGLAWLLSAIGMLWAGVPLDGRVGLWLSMTTLYTLFWFGVALVVTALQRNSAVNAVTLVGAWLLLVVLVPSLLNLWVAAARPVPQGLELTIRQREEIHAGWDRPKTQTMNRFFALYPKWRDTATIRERFVWRWYYAFQHLGDQSVQPLAAAYTSGLQERYNLVEQLNLLSPAINTQTSLNALAGTDLPTHLHFQQSARAYHDALRAFYYPFLFKQVAFTHADYAREPTHTFTSQPELLTAYGGLRKLLLSVAVIVAAGLLLLRSRAIQPR
- a CDS encoding 3' terminal RNA ribose 2'-O-methyltransferase Hen1 translates to MLLTISTTHQPATDLGYLLHKNPARLQSVDIAYGQAHIFYPEATAARCTVALLLDVDAVALVRNHRGPVGEGFALEQYVNDRPYAASSFLSTALVKAFNTAMNGTCKDRPELPETLLPLDVTVAALPAASAEQLHRLFTPLGYEVSTEAHPLDPTVPAWGESRYYTLRLRHAACRLRDLLTHLYVLVPVLDNDKHYWIGAAEAEKLLHRGADWLPQHPDREFITRRYLRYAEYVNPTLKRLLATEDAPTDDVVATALLLTETDTNEEATTDAPGTGESKAAPTEKQKLHDLRLARVAEEIRQVGAKRVLDLGCGEGKLVRRLLQLPQIEHILGMDVSYQELLRAQERLHVAEMPPRQRERLTLVQGSLLYHDPRLAGYDAAAVVEVIEHLDEGRLAAFEQVLFARARPGVVFLTTPNATYNQKFEKLSAGQFRHSDHRFEWTEAQFTAWATDVAARHGYRVRVEPLGPEDAQVGAPSQLAVFELQG